CGGAGCCTGGATGCGGTCGCATTCCTTGATGGCGAGGTGCGCGGCCCCGGAAATGACGGTTTCCCCCCGGGCGAAGGCTGCCACGGCTGCCACCGTGGGCACGATGTCCGGGCAGGCGTTCATGTTCACGTCCACGCCGTGCAGGGCCGAAGGAAAGACCGTTACTTCGTCTTTATCCCACAGCACGCGCGCGCCCATGCGTTCCAGAATGTCCACCATGAAGCGGTCGCCCTGGGCCGAATCGCGGCGTAGCCCGGTGACCGTGACCGGCACCCTGCCCACCGTTCCGGCGGCCAGAAAATAGGAGGCGTTGGACCAGTCGCCCTCGATGCGCATGTTTCTGGCCCGGTACGGTCCGGGATTCACCAGAAAGCGGATGTCTGCGGGCTCTGCCCCGGCGGCCCCCGAAACATGAGGGCAAGGCCGCCAGCCGCTGCCTGCGCGGAGCTCCACGGCCGCTTCCGCGCCGAAAGCGTCCATCATGTCCAGGGTCAGGGCCACGTAGGGCCATGAGGCGGTGGACCGTCCGGTCAGGGTGATGACCGTTCTGGACCGGGCCAGAGGTGCGGCCAGAAGTAGGCCCGACAGGTACTGGCTGCTCTGTTCCGGATTGATGGGCGTTTCCCCGCCGGAAAGGCCCTGCCCGGCGATGGTCAGGGGCGGGTATCCGGTTTTTTCCTCGAAGATCACATTCACGCCCTGGGAAACGAGAGCGTCGGTCAGATGGGATATGGGCCGCTCGTGCATGCGTTCTTCGCCGTGGATGCGCCATTTGCCCGGAAAAGCTGCCGCCACGGCGGCCATAAGGCGGCAGGTGGTACCGGATTCACCCACGTTCAGGGATACGGCCGCGCCGGAAGCCGGACCTGGGACCGTACCCCGCACCAGCAGGCCGCCGTGGCAGGGTTCCAGTTCCACTCCGAGGGCGCGCAGGCATTCCTTGGTGCGGCTCAGATCCTGGCTGTCCAGCAGTCCTTCCAGGATGGAGTCGCCGGAAGCCAGAGCCGCGCAGATGAGAGCTCTGTGCGACAGGGATTTGGATGGCGGAGCGGCTATGCGAACGGGGTTCATGCGTCCTCCTGCCCATGCGGCAGCAGGCCGGCTGTACACACGTGGTACGGCACAGTCCTGTTGCTCTGCGCAGAATTTTTTTGGGTAATGGCATCTAGGCCGGCTTTGCGTGAATCCGCAGCCAGAAAGACCCCTCGTGGGGTAGTTTGGGGTGCGGAGTCCGCGGATCGTCCCAGATGCTCCAGATCAAGTTGATGGACGGGCAGGTCCCCTGGGTTGGGACAGGTTTTTACCAGTCGCCGTTGCAGAGCGCGCGACGAAGAGAAGATCTCCCGATAGATAGAGCGCAGGTGTTCCTCGGGAATGGGGCCGCGATTCAGTCGGGTCAGCCGGGTCAGTATCACCTTTTCCCTGGATGGCCTGAACACCGCTGCCGAGGCTGCGGCCTTGATCCGCCCCGCCTCTAGGCTCAGGGCCGCGCGCTGGTTCAGAAGTTCCACAATACGCTTGTCCAGAGCGTCGATTCGCTTCCGGATTTCAGTCAGCTGGTCGGCAATCATAGGTGTTACTCCCTGATGTCTTCGTCGATGCGCATGCCGAAATGCCGTCCCGCCTGGTCCGTGCGGCAGAGCACCGTATCGCCCGTGGCCAGATCGACCACGCTGACCGGCGCGCCGTCGGCCCGGACCAGTCGGATGGTCTCGGCGTTCTGCAGGAAAACGGCGCCGGTTCTGTCGCCGCATCGGGCCTCGATGAGCAGCATGGGCCGGACCTCGGTTTTGCAGCGGCCCACGGTGGCCAGGGTGGTGGAGCCGTCGGCGGCCGCGAGCAGGACTTCCGTCCCGGCGCGCAGCTCTTCCAGATAGGAGGTTCTGTCGCCGGGCATGACGGCATAGGCGTGCACGGCCCCGGCGTTGATCCTGAACGGCCGGGGAGCCACATAAGGATTGGATTCCGTTTCCGCGTTGACCAGAAAGGTGAAGGCGCTGGAGTTGCCCACCAGCATTCCCTGGCCGGACCGCATCAGGGTCATGGTGTCCACGCAGACGCGGTGGCCGAGACCGGCCGGGGTAATGGCCGTGATCGTGGCCGTTTCCAGCGGCAGAACACCCTGGCTGAGCTTCAGCTCGCGGACAATGCTCTTCAGGTCGCCCGCGCCTTGGGGTGTGACGACGACGGTGGCCACACCCCGCTCCAGAATGCCGGCGGCAAGCCTGGCCCTGTCCAGCCCCGCCGCCTCCACGGCCAGCCCGCCGGACTGGGCCAGAATGTTCTCCACGGGAATGATCTCCCAGCCCTCGCGCAGGATCACGGTCCGGCCCTGAGCGAGCAGCCGTACGGTCTCTTCTTCATCGGACTTGTCCTTGAGGGCGACGAATTCCAGTTCCCCGGCGTCCAGAACGGGAATCTTGCTCAGAGCCCGCACTGCCTCCAGATGTTCGGCCTCGGCGATGACGGCGTCCACCCCGGATTCCAGAGCCAGGGTGACTTCGCCCTTGTCGAAGGGCACGGCTTCAAAAAAGATTTTTTTCATGGCGTTTCTCCAGGCGTCAGCCCGACTTCGGCGCCTAGACGGCGTTTTCCTCGAACAGGGCCAGAGCCTGATCCACGGAGTAGTCCAGATGCACCACGCTGTGCAGAGCCCGCACCAGCCGGGCCGGGTCCTCGGCCTGGAAGATATTGCGCCCCATGGACAGCCCCGCGCCGCCGGCGGTGATGGAGTCGTGGGCCATTTGCAGGATTTCTCTGGGCGAGTCCATGCGCGGCCCGCCGGCAATGACCACGGGAACGCAGCAGCTTTCGGTCACTCTGGAGAAGGATTCGGGATCGCCGGTGTAGGCCACTTTGATCACGTCGGCGCCCAGCTCCACGCCCAGACGGGCGCAGTGAGCCACGGTGAACGCGTCCCATTCAGACTTCACCTTGGGGCCGCGGGCATAGACCATGGCCAGGAGCGGAATGCCCCATTCAGCGCAGGATGCGGACACCCGTCCCATGTCCCGGAGCATGTCCCGCTCCGATTCGTCACCCAGGTTCAGATGCACGGACACGGCATCGGCTCCGAGCTTGATGCCTTCCTCCACCGTACCCACCAGAACCTTGGCGTTGGGGAAAGGAGACAGGCTGGTGCTGGCGGAAAGATGGATGATGAGTCCGATGTCCCGGCCGTGCCTGCGGTGTCCGCACCGGGCCAGTCCCTTGTGCATGAGCACGGCGTTGGCTCCGCCTTCGGCCACCTTGTCTACGGTGACCCGTGTGTCCACCAGCCCGTCGATGGGGCCCACCGTGGTGCCGTGATCCAGGGGCACGATGATGGTTCTCTCCGTGTTACGGTTGAAAATTCGCTCCAGCCGGATACTCTTTCCCATGTGCATGATCGTCTCTCCTTAAATAATGAATTTCCGGCGGCGAAGAAAAAGGGCCGCCGGCGGTTGCCTGCGGCCCTCTAATGCTTTGCTCGTGTCGGAAAAAGATTACGGCAACGCCTCCGGACCACAGGAATTGCGACAGTAATAATCGTAAACAAATACGTATGAATTTTGTGTGAACATGGAGCTTCTCATAATGGAGTTGTACCTATGCGCCGCTGTCGGAGGCTGTCAAGAAATAATCCGGTATGTTAAAAGATTTCATCCCGCCGGTCCGTTGGTCCGGGTCGGCCTCCGGAGCTTGCCGCCTGGACAGGCAGAGCATAGTGCGGAGCGAAAGGGAAACTCTGGGCCGTGGAGATCGCGGCCAGAAGACCATGGAGACGCCCATGACCACCGGAAAGGAACTGTCCAAGGTCGTCCGGAAACTCTGCCTGTGCTGCCAGGGGCAAAGCTGGAAGCTGGTCCGGGAGTGCGCCCAGAAGGGATGCTCCCTGCATGTCTTCCGGGACGGCGCAGCCGATGACGATGTCCTGCGTCCGGCCCTGGACGCCTTTTGTCTGGCCTGCGCGGGGAGTCCGGAAGAGGTGCTTCACTGTCCGGCGGGACAGGCCATGGGCTCCCAGCCGCCCTGTCCGGCTCATCCTTTCCGGCCCGGCGCGCCGAGGCAGCGGCTCCGGACGCTGCCCGGTCTGGTGACGCGGGAAGCTTCGCCCGCCCCGGACGCGCGCCCGGCCGGAGAAGCTGAGGCCGCGACGGCGCTCTTCCCGCTGGAATTTTTGGCTCCCGAAGCGCCGGATATCTGAATCGGACGGCGGTCTGGATTCCGTAACAGCATCAGAGGACACACATGAGCAGATTCGACAGAAAAACCAGAGCCAGGCTGGACGCCTGGACAAAGGCCGGGCTGATCTCCTCCGGGCAGGCCGCAGCCATTGACGCCTATGAAGAGGCCCGCAGCGGACCGTCCTGGGGAATCCTGGTCTTTGCGGGCTTCGGCGCGCTGGCGCTGGGCCTGGGCGTTATTTTGCTGTTCGCCTACAATTGGGAAAAGATGCATAAATTCGCCAAGCTGGGCGTCATTTTCGGAGGGCTCGCCCTGGCTCACGGCGCGGGCTTGTGGCTGCGCCGGGAAAATCGTCCCCTCTTGGCCGAGACGGCCCACCTTGTGGGAACCATGCTCTTCGGCGCAGGCATTTTTCTGGTGGCGCAGATATACCATGTCTCCGCTCATTACCCTGACGCCTTCCTGATCTGGGCTCTCGGGGCGCTCCTTCTGACCTGGGTTCTGCCCTCGGTTCAGCAGGGCTGGCTGGCCTCGGGGCTGCTCTGCGTCTGGGCCTTTTCGGAATACATCTCCTACGATGCCAGAATGGCCGCCGCTCCGCTTCTGGTGTTCGCGGGCACGGGCCTTCCGGCCTGGAAGCTGCGCTCTCCGGCTCTGCTCACGGCTTCGGCCCTGTGCACCACCCTCACCGCCATGGCGGGCATTGTCGTGAGCGATGAAACCATTTTCATGATTCTGCTGTCCATGGCCGTGCTCTTCGCTGCTCTGGGCTGGCTGCTCCGGCGGCGCGGGGACTTCCCGCAGGCTTCGGCTGTTTTCAGAAACGTGAGCCTTGCGTTGTACCTCCCCTTGATGTTCGTCTTGAGCTTTTACGACATGGGCAGATTTCTCCTGCCTGAAGCCGGGTTCTGGCAGGATGAGCCGTTCGTTCTCTGGGGCCGGCTGGCCGCGCTCCTGCTGGCAAGCGCCGTACTGGGCGGCTGGGCCGTGTGGCAGGCCGTGCGCCGGGACGAAGCGGGAACCGCCGCCTGCCGCGTGCATCTGCTGCTGCCCATCGCGGTGTATGCGGTCTATCTGTTGCTGGCTCTGGTTTTTTCCGCAGACCTGCCTGGTTTGGAACAGTCATACACGGTTTGGGTGATTCTGGCCGCGCTGGGCAGTCTGGCCTTTCTCCATCATGCCGTGTTGGGACTATGGGTCGGCTCGCGCGAAACCCGGCCCTGGCTGGTGGCGGGAAGCGCCCTGCTGCTGACCGCATGGGTCTTCGTACGGTTTGGCGATCTGTTTGAGAACCTGCTGGCGAGGGGCGCGGCTTTTCTGGTCCTGTCCGGGGCTCTTTTCTTCATTGCGGCCATGTATCACCGCCAGCGGCGGGAAGCGGCCGCCGGGAGGAACGCGTCATGAAAACGGCAGCGGTCGTGGCCGCTATCGTCATACAGTTTGCGGTGCTCGGCTGGATGGCCGGGCAGCGGGAGTGGATCGTGCGCACCGGGCCTTCTGTCTGGTTGTGTACGGCACCTGTGGATCCGAGAGATCCGTTCCGGGGCGATTACGTAACCCTCGGGTACGAGATTTCCACCATTCCGGCAGAGAAATGCGGTCCGGCGCTGCGGGCCAAAATGGATGAAATGAACGCGACGCGGCATTGGCAGCAGGAAACGGTCATCTTCGTGGCTCTGGATGCCCGGGAAAACGGCTCCGCGGAAATCGTCAGCGCCGATCTGACCCCGCCCGAGTCGGGTCTGTTCATCAAAGGGCGGGTTCGGGGCGGCGGTGTCCACCCTTCGGGATTGGCCGGAGTGAGCTACGGCATCGACGCCTTCTTCGTGGAACAGGGGCGAGGCCGTGAACTGGAGCAGATCCCTAAGGGCACGCCCGAAGGAATGCGGGTACCGCTGGAAATGCGGGCGGCCTTCGGCTCCGGCGGCACGGCCGTTTTGACGGGCTATCGCTGGGGAGCTCTGGGCATTGGTCTGAAATCGGCATCGGAGACCAACGGCACCATGGAAATGATCCTGCATAATGTCTCTTCCTCTCCGGTGGCCGTGGTCCTGCCCGAGGACCAGCGAACCCTGCGGCTGCGGGAAACTCCGGGGATGGATGTCTCAGAGCCGCGGATTCCGGTACCCTTTACGGACGGCGACGTGCGCGTAGTGGCTCCGGGCGAATCCGTGGCCGTGCCCGTCCGCGTCCGGCCGCAATGGCGGGAGCGGTTTGAGGACAAGTCATGGGCGGCATTTCAGCTTGTGTACACGGCGCCATCCGCCGCGGAATGTGCGGCTCTGAAGGACGCGGACAAGATCTGGCGTGGTTCTCTGGTCAGCGACAGGTTTGCGCCCAGGGATATCGTGGTGGAGGAGTAGGACCGCGGCATCCCGGCTCTGTCTGCCGGTTTCAGGCCGGTACGGAGCCGGGAGCGGTCCGTTCGGCCGGAGAATGGGCCAGTTCCAGCAGCGCCCGGCAGAGCAGATGCGGGTCAACGGCTCCGGCAGCGCCGGTCAGCGGTGTGACGACGACGCGTACGCCCAGGCCGGCCAGCTCCCGCTCCGGACTGGTGCATCCCGGATAGGCCGTATTCGGATCGAGCAGTACGCAGTCCAGCACGTCGCTTGGGGCGATGGCTTGTGGCGCGTCGGCCCGCAGGTGGCGCAGCAGGATTTCCGTCTGCTTTTTGAGGGACAGGCCGATGCTTTCGGGATCGGGCAGGGTGTTGGGCACGAATACCTTGGGCGCGGCGGTCCGGCTTATGGCCCGGCCCACGCCGGACGGAAGCAGGTTGGCCACAAGGGAGCTGTAAAAGCTGCCCATGGGATAGCAGATCAGATGGGCGGAGCGGATGCGCC
Above is a window of Desulfomicrobium orale DSM 12838 DNA encoding:
- the pheA gene encoding chorismate mutase — its product is MIADQLTEIRKRIDALDKRIVELLNQRAALSLEAGRIKAAASAAVFRPSREKVILTRLTRLNRGPIPEEHLRSIYREIFSSSRALQRRLVKTCPNPGDLPVHQLDLEHLGRSADSAPQTTPRGVFLAADSRKAGLDAITQKNSAQSNRTVPYHVCTAGLLPHGQEDA
- a CDS encoding 2-amino-3,7-dideoxy-D-threo-hept-6-ulosonate synthase, whose product is MHMGKSIRLERIFNRNTERTIIVPLDHGTTVGPIDGLVDTRVTVDKVAEGGANAVLMHKGLARCGHRRHGRDIGLIIHLSASTSLSPFPNAKVLVGTVEEGIKLGADAVSVHLNLGDESERDMLRDMGRVSASCAEWGIPLLAMVYARGPKVKSEWDAFTVAHCARLGVELGADVIKVAYTGDPESFSRVTESCCVPVVIAGGPRMDSPREILQMAHDSITAGGAGLSMGRNIFQAEDPARLVRALHSVVHLDYSVDQALALFEENAV
- a CDS encoding 3-dehydroquinate synthase II family protein, which encodes MKKIFFEAVPFDKGEVTLALESGVDAVIAEAEHLEAVRALSKIPVLDAGELEFVALKDKSDEEETVRLLAQGRTVILREGWEIIPVENILAQSGGLAVEAAGLDRARLAAGILERGVATVVVTPQGAGDLKSIVRELKLSQGVLPLETATITAITPAGLGHRVCVDTMTLMRSGQGMLVGNSSAFTFLVNAETESNPYVAPRPFRINAGAVHAYAVMPGDRTSYLEELRAGTEVLLAAADGSTTLATVGRCKTEVRPMLLIEARCGDRTGAVFLQNAETIRLVRADGAPVSVVDLATGDTVLCRTDQAGRHFGMRIDEDIRE
- a CDS encoding 3-phosphoshikimate 1-carboxyvinyltransferase, which encodes MNPVRIAAPPSKSLSHRALICAALASGDSILEGLLDSQDLSRTKECLRALGVELEPCHGGLLVRGTVPGPASGAAVSLNVGESGTTCRLMAAVAAAFPGKWRIHGEERMHERPISHLTDALVSQGVNVIFEEKTGYPPLTIAGQGLSGGETPINPEQSSQYLSGLLLAAPLARSRTVITLTGRSTASWPYVALTLDMMDAFGAEAAVELRAGSGWRPCPHVSGAAGAEPADIRFLVNPGPYRARNMRIEGDWSNASYFLAAGTVGRVPVTVTGLRRDSAQGDRFMVDILERMGARVLWDKDEVTVFPSALHGVDVNMNACPDIVPTVAAVAAFARGETVISGAAHLAIKECDRIQAPVAELSKAGVDITARADGMAVRGGPFRTRAKLSAHGDHRMAMSLSLLELGGVAVSLDNPACVAKSFPDFWTAWALIRRANGVPHAL
- a CDS encoding DUF2157 domain-containing protein, whose translation is MSRFDRKTRARLDAWTKAGLISSGQAAAIDAYEEARSGPSWGILVFAGFGALALGLGVILLFAYNWEKMHKFAKLGVIFGGLALAHGAGLWLRRENRPLLAETAHLVGTMLFGAGIFLVAQIYHVSAHYPDAFLIWALGALLLTWVLPSVQQGWLASGLLCVWAFSEYISYDARMAAAPLLVFAGTGLPAWKLRSPALLTASALCTTLTAMAGIVVSDETIFMILLSMAVLFAALGWLLRRRGDFPQASAVFRNVSLALYLPLMFVLSFYDMGRFLLPEAGFWQDEPFVLWGRLAALLLASAVLGGWAVWQAVRRDEAGTAACRVHLLLPIAVYAVYLLLALVFSADLPGLEQSYTVWVILAALGSLAFLHHAVLGLWVGSRETRPWLVAGSALLLTAWVFVRFGDLFENLLARGAAFLVLSGALFFIAAMYHRQRREAAAGRNAS
- a CDS encoding GDYXXLXY domain-containing protein translates to MKTAAVVAAIVIQFAVLGWMAGQREWIVRTGPSVWLCTAPVDPRDPFRGDYVTLGYEISTIPAEKCGPALRAKMDEMNATRHWQQETVIFVALDARENGSAEIVSADLTPPESGLFIKGRVRGGGVHPSGLAGVSYGIDAFFVEQGRGRELEQIPKGTPEGMRVPLEMRAAFGSGGTAVLTGYRWGALGIGLKSASETNGTMEMILHNVSSSPVAVVLPEDQRTLRLRETPGMDVSEPRIPVPFTDGDVRVVAPGESVAVPVRVRPQWRERFEDKSWAAFQLVYTAPSAAECAALKDADKIWRGSLVSDRFAPRDIVVEE